The DNA window TCGATCGAACAGTTGCTTGAGTCTTGACATGCACGAACTGACCGGTGATCTTTGGGCGAGGCATGCCGCTGGCGATGTGGTTGCCATTACAACCGGCGGCGCGGTCGATAAAAAAGGCTCCTGCCTGATGCCGCGCGGCTGTGCAGCCCAGGCCCGGAAGCGATTTTCAGGTATTGAAAAGGTTCTTGGAGAGATGGTCCGCAAGCATGGCGTCCATGTTTATGATCTCGGCAACCGGATCGTCAGCTTTCCGGTCGAAAACAGCCCGTTCGAAGTCCCGAGTCTGCACCTTATTGAACAGTCATGTCGGGAACTGGTCAGTCTGGTTGATCGTCAGGGCTGGGAGAGGGTGATTGTGCCGCGCCCCGGTTGCGGTGGTGGCGGTCTCAGCTGGCAGGAAGTCCGGCCGATTCTGGAGCGGCATTTTGATGCGCGATTCCATATCATATCGCAGGAGATACAATGAGCAGAACAGCACAACATGGAGACCGGGTAACAGTCTCCT is part of the Desulfuromonas sp. genome and encodes:
- a CDS encoding ADP-ribose-binding protein; this encodes MHELTGDLWARHAAGDVVAITTGGAVDKKGSCLMPRGCAAQARKRFSGIEKVLGEMVRKHGVHVYDLGNRIVSFPVENSPFEVPSLHLIEQSCRELVSLVDRQGWERVIVPRPGCGGGGLSWQEVRPILERHFDARFHIISQEIQ